One Microcaecilia unicolor chromosome 4, aMicUni1.1, whole genome shotgun sequence genomic region harbors:
- the RIIAD1 gene encoding RIIa domain-containing protein 1 has product MEAPDREALNRDQGEKLRELQIKSRVENEKYLRSHPEVELLLTGFIREVLLKRPQNICEFAADHFTDPELPEKIQEKIIDKEQQSRKQWGGLR; this is encoded by the exons ATGGAAGCACCGGACCGGGAGGCGCTGAACCGGGATCAGGGGGAGAAACTGAGAGAGCTGCag ATAAAGAGTCGCGTAGAGAATGAAAAATATCTCAGGTCTCACCCCGAGGTGGAGCTTCTGCTGACCGGCTTCATCAG AGAAGTCCTGCTGAAAAGACCACAGAACATTTGTGAGTTTGCTGCAG aTCACTTTACAGACCCTGAGCTCCCAGAGAAGATTCAAGAGAAGATAATAGACAAGGAGCAGCAAAGCAGGAAGCAATGGGGTGGGCTGAGATGA